In the [Clostridium] colinum genome, one interval contains:
- a CDS encoding NUDIX hydrolase — protein MEDFKAYDIIDSKTAFNGKIIDVKVDTICLPNGNSAKREVVLRGDAAAIVPIDENGNVILVEQYRHPALSMILEIPAGMLEEGEDPKKCAIRELEEETSLIAKDVTHITTMYPAVGFCTEKIHIFLARQLEQGKFNFDEDEFINVKKMPIEKAIDMIYTGEIIDSKTIVGLLACKKFL, from the coding sequence ATGGAAGATTTTAAAGCTTATGATATTATAGATAGTAAAACAGCATTTAATGGAAAGATAATAGATGTTAAAGTAGATACAATATGTTTACCAAATGGTAATAGTGCAAAAAGAGAAGTAGTTTTAAGAGGAGATGCAGCGGCTATTGTTCCAATAGATGAAAATGGTAATGTTATATTAGTAGAACAATATAGACATCCAGCTCTTAGCATGATTTTAGAAATACCAGCAGGTATGTTAGAAGAAGGAGAAGACCCCAAAAAATGTGCTATTAGAGAGCTAGAAGAAGAAACTTCTCTTATAGCTAAAGATGTTACACATATTACCACTATGTATCCAGCAGTAGGCTTTTGTACAGAAAAAATACACATATTTTTAGCTAGACAACTAGAGCAAGGTAAATTTAATTTTGATGAAGATGAGTTTATAAATGTAAAAAAAATGCCTATAGAAAAAGCAATTGATATGATATATACAGGTGAAATAATAGATTCTAAAACAATAGTAGGGCTTTTAGCTTGTAAAAAGTTTTTATAA
- a CDS encoding alpha/beta-type small acid-soluble spore protein yields MSTNKSSNKINVPEARAALEQFKYEVANEIGVPLKQGYNGDLTSAQNGYVGGYMVKKMIEAQERQMAGKNYTK; encoded by the coding sequence ATGTCAACAAACAAATCTTCAAATAAAATTAATGTTCCAGAGGCAAGAGCCGCTTTAGAGCAATTTAAATATGAAGTTGCAAATGAAATAGGTGTACCTTTAAAACAAGGATATAATGGAGATTTAACATCTGCTCAAAATGGATATGTTGGTGGATATATGGTTAAAAAAATGATAGAAGCACAAGAAAGACAAATGGCAGGTAAAAACTATACTAAATAA
- a CDS encoding GerW family sporulation protein, whose product MSNLNSSLEVLFSKMEGFISSKTVVGEPINIGDVIIVPLVDISVGVGAGSYERKEKNNENSGGGLGAKISPSAMLVVQNGSVQLVDVKNQNSVNKLIDMVPGVVSKFNISSFFKKDDIEENIGNDIEDKE is encoded by the coding sequence ATGTCAAATCTTAATAGTAGTTTAGAAGTTTTATTTAGTAAAATGGAAGGATTTATATCTTCTAAAACAGTTGTTGGAGAACCTATCAATATAGGTGATGTAATAATTGTTCCTTTAGTAGATATTTCTGTTGGAGTTGGAGCTGGCTCTTATGAAAGAAAAGAAAAAAATAATGAAAATTCAGGCGGTGGCTTGGGGGCAAAAATATCTCCTTCGGCTATGCTTGTTGTTCAAAATGGCTCTGTACAACTTGTAGATGTTAAAAATCAAAATAGTGTTAACAAACTTATTGATATGGTACCTGGAGTTGTTTCTAAATTTAATATATCATCATTTTTTAAAAAAGATGATATAGAAGAAAATATAGGAAATGATATAGAAGATAAAGAATAA
- the plsY gene encoding glycerol-3-phosphate 1-O-acyltransferase PlsY has product MERVLSFIIGYFIGCIQSAFIVGKIVGKIDIREHGSGNAGMTNVTRVLGAKAGIFVFIFDILKGLIAFNLCNFIFSGNLFLSGGSVLYGVYAGFGAIIGHDFPFYLKFKGGKGVATTLGFLLFVNPTIAIITYVIGFLVAYISKYISLASLVMTFVFFILMIIVKMPIEEIIIMAMVMILCYYQHRENIKRLIKGEERKFSFKNNN; this is encoded by the coding sequence ATGGAAAGAGTTTTAAGCTTTATTATTGGTTATTTTATAGGTTGTATACAGTCTGCTTTTATTGTAGGTAAAATAGTTGGTAAAATAGATATAAGAGAGCATGGCAGTGGTAATGCAGGTATGACAAATGTTACTAGAGTGCTTGGAGCGAAAGCTGGTATATTTGTATTTATTTTTGACATATTAAAAGGACTTATTGCTTTTAATCTTTGTAACTTTATTTTTAGTGGAAACCTATTTTTAAGTGGTGGCTCTGTGTTATATGGTGTTTATGCCGGATTTGGAGCTATTATAGGGCACGATTTTCCTTTTTATTTAAAATTTAAAGGGGGGAAAGGCGTTGCTACTACTTTAGGATTTTTACTTTTTGTAAATCCAACTATTGCTATAATAACTTATGTTATTGGATTTCTAGTTGCTTATATATCAAAATATATATCTTTAGCATCTTTAGTTATGACTTTTGTTTTTTTCATACTTATGATAATTGTAAAAATGCCTATTGAAGAAATAATTATTATGGCAATGGTTATGATTTTATGTTATTATCAACATAGAGAAAATATAAAAAGGCTTATTAAAGGAGAAGAAAGAAAATTTTCTTTTAAAAATAATAATTAG
- a CDS encoding DUF2953 domain-containing protein, producing the protein MKILAILLGLLKIIGIILALILIIFFIIIFSNIKLKVIFKKNEEISYFIKVSYIFGLFTYILDNNKNINCFKILGINLQKFKKNKDIDNNEKEEVYICSVDKEEEINKNIYKKTEKNKDINEKVNNKNLKQEENTKKQHNKNKKFLKFKNILLYPNKKEVINIVYLLLKRLIKAIKFKIIKINIDYGLYEPFKTGNTCGIISSIIPFLPKKYIKNISIMPDFEKEVFLADVEIKCKTALIKILLPIIIFISKKPIRKIIFSKGE; encoded by the coding sequence ATGAAAATTTTAGCTATTTTATTAGGTTTATTAAAAATAATAGGTATAATTTTAGCTTTAATATTAATTATCTTTTTTATAATTATTTTTTCTAATATAAAACTTAAAGTTATATTTAAAAAAAATGAAGAAATAAGTTATTTTATTAAAGTAAGCTACATTTTTGGATTATTTACCTATATTTTGGACAATAATAAAAATATAAATTGTTTTAAAATTTTGGGTATAAATTTACAAAAATTTAAGAAAAATAAAGATATAGATAATAATGAAAAAGAAGAAGTTTATATTTGTTCAGTTGATAAAGAAGAAGAAATAAATAAAAATATTTATAAAAAGACTGAAAAAAATAAAGATATAAATGAAAAAGTTAATAATAAAAATTTAAAACAAGAAGAAAATACAAAAAAACAACATAATAAAAATAAAAAATTTTTAAAATTTAAAAATATATTATTATATCCAAATAAAAAAGAAGTAATAAATATAGTTTATTTATTACTTAAAAGGCTTATAAAAGCTATAAAATTTAAAATAATAAAAATAAATATTGATTATGGTTTATATGAACCCTTTAAAACTGGAAATACTTGTGGTATAATAAGTTCTATAATACCTTTTTTACCAAAAAAATATATTAAAAATATAAGTATTATGCCAGATTTTGAAAAAGAAGTATTTTTAGCCGATGTAGAAATAAAATGTAAGACAGCTTTAATTAAAATATTATTACCTATAATTATATTTATTAGTAAAAAACCTATAAGAAAAATTATTTTTAGTAAAGGAGAATGA
- a CDS encoding DUF6762 family protein yields MQKNKKTGLFEKELQTLSIEKYEQFILNIYALENEDNKIFLNIKLTTDIDVLDWEYNAIYDYYDMDIFKNLGYEIIECEDEYNPTWEISFEYTEDNKQLVEKVNSILEYHNKELNEIKNIIKDKEGEYKNEK; encoded by the coding sequence ATGCAGAAAAACAAAAAAACTGGTCTATTTGAAAAAGAGTTACAAACACTTAGCATAGAAAAATATGAACAGTTTATATTAAATATTTATGCTCTAGAAAATGAGGATAATAAAATTTTTTTAAATATAAAATTAACAACAGATATAGATGTATTAGATTGGGAATATAATGCTATCTATGATTATTATGATATGGATATATTTAAAAACTTAGGATATGAAATAATAGAGTGTGAAGATGAATACAATCCAACTTGGGAAATTAGTTTTGAATATACAGAAGACAATAAACAATTGGTTGAAAAAGTAAATAGTATTTTAGAGTATCATAATAAAGAGTTAAATGAAATAAAAAACATTATAAAAGATAAAGAAGGAGAGTATAAAAATGAAAAATAA
- a CDS encoding tetratricopeptide repeat protein yields MNFIIFKIGFSKYYSGIENTSVNIYDKFYQEKKSNNPEIYNFQDYNDYCYGYASLKSGVVNLSNIKFKNDESILLKNALILWVYEENNKYYLVGWYKNATVYNFLQKKLSYPSVGRDLYYNVKAKAKDCYLLPVFERSFNVHITFQEDTNFYLGNSDDKIYNDICKFINNYNNGFANVIVKNNINSIIENAPENPKTLYKRGLIYLYNESNFLEALKYFNTSLLFKNMLDKNQLTDIYYSKAICLQFLNSFDESLIYFKKVLNNIDYDLNILKNMIYLSIYTKKYKEAIVYCDKILNKEEKTENSQIFLDEICSLKVDCYIYLNDFNNANKVLNDILNTTSSKELYSHCKMLLKQLNNN; encoded by the coding sequence ATGAATTTTATTATTTTTAAAATAGGTTTTTCAAAATATTATAGTGGTATTGAAAATACTTCTGTAAACATATATGACAAATTTTATCAAGAAAAAAAATCAAATAATCCTGAAATATATAATTTTCAAGATTATAATGATTATTGTTATGGATATGCTTCCTTAAAATCTGGAGTTGTTAATCTGTCTAATATAAAATTTAAAAATGATGAGTCAATTCTTTTAAAAAATGCTTTAATTTTATGGGTTTATGAAGAAAATAATAAATATTATTTAGTTGGTTGGTATAAAAATGCAACTGTTTATAATTTTTTACAAAAAAAATTAAGCTATCCTTCTGTAGGTAGAGATTTATACTATAATGTTAAAGCTAAAGCTAAAGACTGCTATTTATTGCCTGTTTTTGAAAGGTCATTTAACGTACATATAACTTTTCAAGAAGATACTAATTTTTATTTAGGTAATAGTGATGATAAAATTTATAATGATATATGTAAATTTATCAATAACTATAATAATGGATTTGCAAATGTAATTGTAAAAAATAACATAAATAGCATAATAGAAAATGCTCCAGAAAACCCAAAAACATTATATAAACGTGGTTTAATTTACTTATATAATGAATCTAACTTTTTAGAAGCACTTAAATATTTTAATACTTCACTACTATTTAAAAATATGTTAGATAAAAATCAATTAACAGATATATATTATTCTAAAGCCATATGTTTGCAATTTTTAAATAGTTTTGATGAGTCTTTAATATATTTTAAGAAAGTTTTAAATAATATTGATTATGATTTAAATATTTTAAAAAATATGATTTACTTATCTATATATACAAAAAAATATAAAGAAGCTATTGTATATTGTGATAAAATACTAAATAAAGAAGAAAAGACAGAAAATAGTCAAATATTTTTAGATGAAATATGTTCTTTAAAGGTAGATTGTTATATATATTTAAATGACTTTAATAATGCAAATAAAGTTTTAAATGATATATTAAATACTACCTCTTCTAAAGAACTTTATAGTCATTGTAAAATGTTGCTAAAACAATTAAATAATAATTAA
- the guaA gene encoding glutamine-hydrolyzing GMP synthase, translating to MKHELIIVLDFGGQYNQLIARRVRDLNVYCEVLPYDTPVEEIKAKNPKGIIFTGGPSVVTEEDAPIVDKEIFEIGVPVFGICYGCQLMGYLTGGQVGKADKKEYGKAELTVNNTNQLFEGINKNSVCWMSHTYYITEVPKGFEVIATTDTCPTASIFNKEKNLYGVQFHPEVVHTEFGNDIIKNFLYKICKCSGDWVMTEIANEMIKKLKEKIGDKKVLCALSGGVDSSVAAVLVHKAIGKNLTCVFVDHGLMRLNEGDEVMSVFKEQFDMNLIRVNAEDRFLDKLAGISDPETKRKIIGEEFIRVFEEEAKKIGSVDFLVQGTIYPDVIESGTKTSAVIKSHHNVGGLPDVVDFKEIIEPLRDLFKDEVRAVGTAIGIPDFLVHRQPFPGPGLAIRIIGDITKEKLDILRQTDFVFRDEIAKAGLDREIWQYFTVLTGIRSVGVMGDERTYSYTIALRGVTSLDAMSADWARIPYDVLEKISVRMVNEVPNVNRVVYDITSKPPATIEWE from the coding sequence ATGAAGCACGAGCTTATAATTGTTTTAGACTTTGGTGGTCAATACAACCAACTTATAGCTAGGAGAGTTAGAGATTTAAATGTTTATTGTGAGGTGTTACCATATGATACACCTGTAGAAGAAATTAAGGCGAAAAATCCTAAAGGAATTATATTTACTGGAGGTCCTAGCGTTGTAACAGAAGAAGATGCACCTATTGTAGATAAAGAGATATTTGAAATAGGTGTACCTGTTTTTGGCATATGTTATGGTTGTCAGCTTATGGGATATTTAACAGGTGGACAAGTTGGTAAAGCAGATAAAAAAGAATATGGAAAAGCAGAACTAACAGTAAATAATACAAATCAATTATTTGAAGGGATAAATAAAAATAGTGTATGTTGGATGAGTCATACTTACTATATTACAGAAGTACCTAAAGGATTTGAAGTTATAGCTACAACAGATACTTGCCCAACAGCAAGTATATTTAATAAAGAAAAAAATCTTTATGGGGTACAATTCCACCCAGAAGTTGTACATACAGAATTTGGTAATGATATTATTAAAAATTTCTTATATAAAATTTGTAAATGTTCTGGAGATTGGGTAATGACAGAAATTGCAAATGAAATGATAAAAAAATTAAAAGAAAAAATAGGGGATAAAAAAGTTTTATGTGCATTATCTGGTGGTGTAGATTCATCTGTTGCAGCAGTTTTAGTACATAAAGCTATTGGTAAAAATCTTACTTGTGTTTTTGTTGACCACGGCCTTATGCGTCTTAACGAGGGTGATGAGGTTATGTCTGTTTTTAAAGAACAATTTGATATGAACCTTATACGTGTTAATGCTGAAGACAGATTTTTAGATAAACTTGCTGGTATATCAGACCCAGAAACTAAAAGAAAGATAATAGGTGAAGAATTTATTAGAGTTTTTGAAGAAGAAGCTAAAAAAATAGGCTCTGTAGATTTTCTTGTACAAGGAACTATTTATCCAGATGTTATTGAAAGTGGAACTAAAACGTCAGCTGTTATAAAAAGCCATCATAATGTAGGAGGGCTACCAGATGTTGTAGACTTTAAAGAGATTATAGAACCTCTTAGAGATTTATTTAAAGATGAAGTTAGAGCAGTTGGTACTGCTATTGGTATTCCAGATTTTCTTGTGCATAGACAACCATTCCCAGGACCAGGTCTTGCTATAAGAATAATAGGAGATATTACTAAAGAAAAACTTGATATACTTAGACAAACAGACTTTGTATTTAGAGATGAGATAGCAAAAGCAGGTCTTGATAGAGAAATTTGGCAATATTTTACAGTATTAACAGGTATTAGAAGCGTTGGTGTTATGGGTGATGAAAGAACTTATAGCTATACTATCGCCTTAAGAGGTGTTACAAGCCTTGATGCTATGAGTGCAGATTGGGCTAGAATTCCTTATGATGTATTGGAAAAAATTAGTGTTAGAATGGTAAATGAAGTACCTAATGTTAATAGAGTAGTATATGATATAACTAGCAAGCCACCAGCAACTATTGAGTGGGAATAG
- a CDS encoding GerMN domain-containing protein has translation MKKSCYIFFLISYILNSSIVVNGQELYKIYYLENTFEEKLTFEEYIILGGFMDEYKIKLILETYFYNSQDNMNYIPKGAKVLNVKIINKDLFINFNNNFQNYGGNHYEINLIRQILHTCFQFEDIQTVTFLIEGKFKVLPEGNLVFKYTREDLEIMDYNQNLSLK, from the coding sequence ATGAAAAAGAGTTGTTATATATTTTTTTTAATATCATATATTTTAAATAGTAGTATAGTAGTAAATGGACAAGAGCTTTATAAAATTTATTATTTAGAAAATACGTTTGAAGAAAAATTAACATTTGAAGAATATATCATATTAGGAGGATTTATGGACGAATATAAAATAAAACTAATATTAGAAACATATTTTTATAATAGTCAAGATAATATGAATTATATACCAAAAGGAGCAAAAGTTTTAAATGTAAAAATAATAAATAAAGATTTATTTATAAATTTTAATAATAATTTTCAAAATTATGGTGGTAATCATTATGAAATAAATCTTATAAGACAAATATTACATACGTGTTTTCAGTTTGAAGATATCCAAACAGTTACATTTTTAATAGAAGGAAAGTTTAAAGTTTTACCAGAAGGAAATTTAGTTTTTAAATATACAAGAGAGGATTTAGAAATAATGGATTATAATCAAAATTTATCTTTAAAATAA
- a CDS encoding putative holin-like toxin, with amino-acid sequence MNIKDTLELLFIGGMFLLTLLTYIKK; translated from the coding sequence ATGAATATAAAAGATACTTTAGAATTATTATTTATAGGTGGAATGTTCCTCTTAACACTTCTTACATATATAAAAAAGTAA
- a CDS encoding NAD(P)H-dependent glycerol-3-phosphate dehydrogenase produces MNIGVVGAGSWGTALAYLLDKNGHNVTIWGFNKDEVEALNNDRENKKFLPGVKLSDNLKVTNIDEDLKDMEMIILAVPSKAVREISERFKNTFNDGRIIVNVAKGLEEGTLFRLSQVIQEVIPNSKVAVLSGPSHAEEVGKDMATACVASAYDIEVAKKVQDVFMSVTFRVYTNMDIIGVELGGALKNLIALAAGASDGCGFGDNTKSALMTRGMTEIARLGMAMGAKRETFSGLTGIGDLIVTCTSMHSRNRRAGMLLGQGKTLEETLDEIKMVVEGVNTAKAAYDLSKKYNVDMPITTEINEVLYNNKNTRDAVITLMTRNKTDEQEEPNLLA; encoded by the coding sequence ATGAATATAGGTGTTGTTGGAGCAGGTAGCTGGGGAACAGCCCTTGCTTATTTACTTGATAAAAATGGTCATAATGTTACTATTTGGGGCTTTAATAAAGATGAAGTAGAAGCTTTAAATAATGATAGAGAAAATAAAAAATTTTTACCCGGAGTTAAGTTATCAGATAATCTAAAAGTTACAAATATTGATGAAGACTTAAAAGATATGGAAATGATTATTTTAGCAGTTCCTTCTAAAGCTGTTAGAGAAATAAGCGAAAGATTTAAAAATACATTTAATGATGGTAGAATAATTGTAAATGTAGCTAAAGGATTAGAAGAAGGAACATTATTTAGATTATCTCAAGTTATACAAGAGGTTATACCTAATAGTAAAGTTGCAGTTTTATCTGGTCCTAGCCACGCAGAAGAGGTAGGAAAAGATATGGCTACGGCTTGTGTTGCATCGGCTTATGATATAGAAGTAGCTAAAAAAGTACAAGATGTTTTTATGAGTGTTACGTTTAGAGTATATACTAATATGGATATAATAGGAGTAGAGCTAGGTGGGGCTTTAAAAAATCTTATAGCTTTAGCGGCAGGAGCATCTGATGGTTGTGGCTTTGGAGATAATACAAAATCTGCTCTTATGACAAGGGGTATGACTGAAATAGCAAGACTTGGAATGGCTATGGGAGCGAAAAGAGAAACTTTTTCAGGGCTTACAGGTATAGGAGATTTAATAGTTACTTGTACAAGTATGCATAGTAGAAATAGACGAGCAGGTATGCTTTTAGGACAAGGCAAAACATTAGAAGAAACATTAGATGAAATAAAAATGGTTGTAGAAGGTGTAAATACAGCGAAAGCAGCTTATGATTTATCTAAAAAATACAATGTTGATATGCCTATAACAACAGAGATTAATGAAGTATTATATAATAATAAAAATACTAGAGATGCAGTTATTACTCTTATGACAAGAAATAAAACAGATGAACAAGAAGAACCAAATCTTTTAGCTTAG
- the asnS gene encoding asparagine--tRNA ligase, producing the protein MYTEIKQLFKETSKYTQSEITICGWVKTIRSSKTFGFIEINDGSFFKGVQVVFDDKLENFDKIEKLGVGSSLIVKGNLIETPENKQPFEIKAINIEIEGEAPSDYPLQKKRHTFEYLRTIAHLRPRTNTFSAVFRVRSLIAYSIHKFFNERNFVYVHTPLITGSDCEGAGEMFKVTTFDMENIPKTEEGNIDYSKDFFGKEANLTVSGQLSAEAYAMAFKNVYTFGPTFRAENSNTPRHAAEFWMIEPEIAFANLNDDMELAEDLLKYIINYVLENAPEEIKFFNDFVDKTLIERLENIVKNDFGKITYTEAIEILKKADVDFEYPVEWGIDLQTEHERYLTDKVFKKPVFVTDYPKDIKAFYMRLNDDNKTVSAMDLLVPGVGELIGGSQREERIDVLTKRIEEMGLKEEDYWWYLELRKFGGTKHAGFGLGFERCVMYITGMSNIRDVIPFPRTAKNAEF; encoded by the coding sequence TTGTACACTGAAATCAAACAACTTTTTAAAGAAACTTCAAAATATACTCAAAGTGAAATAACTATTTGTGGTTGGGTAAAAACTATTAGAAGTTCAAAAACTTTTGGATTTATAGAAATAAATGATGGTAGTTTTTTTAAAGGCGTTCAAGTAGTTTTTGATGACAAATTAGAAAATTTTGATAAAATAGAAAAATTGGGTGTTGGCAGTAGCCTTATTGTTAAAGGTAATCTTATAGAAACACCAGAAAATAAACAACCTTTTGAAATAAAAGCTATTAATATTGAAATAGAAGGCGAAGCTCCTTCAGATTATCCTTTACAAAAGAAAAGACACACTTTTGAATATTTAAGAACTATAGCTCATTTAAGACCTAGGACAAATACTTTTTCAGCTGTATTTAGAGTACGTTCTTTAATAGCTTACTCTATACACAAGTTTTTTAACGAAAGAAACTTTGTTTATGTGCATACACCACTTATAACTGGAAGTGACTGTGAAGGTGCAGGTGAAATGTTTAAAGTTACTACTTTTGATATGGAAAACATACCAAAAACAGAAGAAGGCAATATAGATTATAGTAAAGACTTTTTTGGTAAAGAGGCTAATCTTACAGTTAGTGGACAATTATCGGCAGAAGCTTATGCTATGGCTTTTAAAAATGTATATACATTTGGTCCTACATTTAGAGCAGAAAATTCTAATACACCAAGACATGCAGCAGAATTTTGGATGATAGAACCAGAAATTGCTTTTGCTAATTTAAATGACGATATGGAGCTTGCAGAAGATTTGCTTAAATATATTATTAATTATGTTTTAGAAAATGCACCAGAAGAAATTAAATTCTTTAATGATTTTGTGGATAAAACTCTTATTGAAAGATTAGAAAATATTGTTAAAAATGATTTTGGTAAAATTACTTATACAGAGGCTATTGAAATTCTTAAAAAAGCAGATGTAGATTTTGAATATCCTGTTGAATGGGGTATTGATTTACAAACTGAACATGAAAGATATTTAACAGATAAAGTGTTTAAAAAACCTGTTTTTGTTACAGACTATCCAAAAGATATAAAAGCTTTTTATATGAGATTAAATGATGATAACAAAACAGTTTCTGCTATGGACTTATTAGTACCTGGTGTTGGTGAACTTATAGGCGGTAGCCAAAGAGAAGAACGTATAGATGTACTTACAAAAAGAATTGAAGAAATGGGGCTTAAAGAAGAAGACTACTGGTGGTATTTAGAGCTTAGAAAATTTGGTGGAACAAAACATGCTGGATTTGGTCTTGGATTTGAAAGATGTGTTATGTATATTACAGGTATGTCTAATATAAGAGATGTTATACCATTCCCTCGTACTGCTAAAAATGCAGAATTTTAG
- a CDS encoding phosphatidylinositol-specific phospholipase C domain-containing protein yields the protein MRRIFLTLFIGIMIFSMPQMAMAHYDTAYWHETYITKNNSDWMKYVDGNMKISELSIPGTHDSMAYRSDLSAIDNTRTQTMNLRQQLESGIRYIDIRVKDNGNNNFVLHHGPVYLGFSFDYVLDELHKFLNEYPSESVFMRIKQEQSSSSDEKMLQIFSKYYSKYNNLFWKKEDRDTENPTLDEVRGKVVILSDVLSLNYYGINYRDISVQDVYHLNTNWELYSKSEKIKKFALDINNNSNSTLSINYLSASGGVFPYFVASGHARPQTNSPHLSTGLTTPAFNGHYPDFPRFNRVGALATISFEGTNTLFADLIKKENLTYTGIVAADFPGERLIQAIINLNIKKIENGNYFISLKNSENAVLDRNLLTEDYFTFWTYNGGENQKWEIKYDENEQAYQIKSYENDSKVLAWNDFNGLNQVFITHNQFKPEHYWYIYPYKDGYVIRNYKNQDLYLSKDSSSKNGQRLILKKLEKYEDVVFNLELLNK from the coding sequence ATGAGAAGAATATTTTTAACATTATTTATAGGAATTATGATTTTTTCTATGCCACAAATGGCTATGGCACATTATGACACTGCATATTGGCATGAAACTTATATTACAAAAAATAATTCTGATTGGATGAAATATGTTGATGGGAATATGAAAATTAGTGAACTGTCTATTCCAGGAACACATGACAGTATGGCTTATCGTAGTGATTTATCTGCTATTGATAATACAAGAACACAAACAATGAATTTAAGACAACAACTAGAAAGTGGTATACGATATATAGATATACGCGTAAAAGATAATGGAAATAACAATTTTGTATTACATCATGGACCAGTATATTTGGGATTTAGTTTTGATTATGTATTAGATGAATTACATAAATTTTTAAATGAATATCCATCTGAGAGTGTATTTATGCGTATTAAACAAGAACAAAGTAGTTCAAGTGATGAAAAAATGCTTCAAATATTTAGTAAGTATTATAGTAAATATAATAATTTATTTTGGAAAAAAGAAGATAGAGATACAGAAAATCCTACTTTAGATGAGGTAAGAGGAAAAGTAGTTATTTTAAGTGATGTATTATCATTAAATTATTACGGAATTAATTATAGAGATATTTCTGTACAAGATGTATATCACTTAAATACAAATTGGGAATTATATTCAAAATCGGAAAAAATTAAAAAATTTGCTTTAGATATTAATAATAATTCAAATTCAACATTAAGTATTAATTATTTAAGTGCATCTGGAGGAGTATTTCCTTATTTTGTTGCTAGTGGACATGCTAGACCACAGACAAATTCACCACATTTATCAACAGGTTTAACAACACCAGCATTTAATGGTCATTATCCAGATTTTCCACGTTTTAATCGAGTTGGAGCGCTTGCTACCATTTCATTTGAAGGAACTAACACTTTATTTGCAGATTTAATTAAAAAGGAAAATTTAACTTATACTGGTATTGTAGCAGCAGATTTTCCAGGAGAGAGATTGATTCAAGCTATTATAAATTTAAATATTAAAAAAATAGAAAATGGAAACTATTTTATTAGTTTAAAAAATTCAGAAAATGCTGTTTTAGACCGTAATTTATTAACAGAAGACTATTTTACATTTTGGACTTATAATGGTGGAGAAAATCAAAAATGGGAAATTAAGTATGACGAAAATGAACAAGCTTATCAAATAAAATCTTATGAAAATGATTCTAAAGTTTTAGCTTGGAATGATTTTAATGGGTTAAATCAAGTATTTATTACACATAATCAATTTAAACCAGAGCATTATTGGTATATATATCCATATAAAGATGGATATGTAATAAGAAATTATAAAAATCAGGATTTATATTTAAGTAAAGATAGTAGTAGTAAAAATGGACAAAGATTAATATTAAAAAAATTAGAAAAATATGAAGATGTTGTTTTTAATTTAGAATTATTAAATAAATAG